The sequence below is a genomic window from Ovis aries strain OAR_USU_Benz2616 breed Rambouillet chromosome 19, ARS-UI_Ramb_v3.0, whole genome shotgun sequence.
tcaggtccatgaatcaaggcaaattggaagtggtcaaacaagagatggcaagggtgaatgttgacattctaggaatcagtgaactaaaatggactggaatgggtgaatttaactcagaccattatatctactactgtgggcaggaatccctcagaagaaatggagtagccatcatggtcaacagaagagtccgaaatgcagtacttggacgcaatctcaaaaatgacagaatgatctctgttcatctccaaggtaaaccattcaatatcaaagttatccaagtctatgccccaaccagtaacgctgaagaaactgaagttgaatggttttataaagacctaaaagaccttttagaactaacacccaaaagagatgtccttttcattctaggggactggaatgcaaacgtaggaagtcaagaaacacctggagtaacaggcaaatttggccttggaatgcggaatgaagcagggcaaagactaatagagttttgccaagcaaatgcactggtcatagcaaacaccctctcccgacaacacaagagaagactctacacatggacatcaccagatggtcaacactgaagtcagattgattatattctttgcagccaaagatggagatgctatatacagtcagcaaaaaacaagaccaggagctgactgtggctcagatcatgaattcctgattaccaaattcagactcaaactgaagaaagtagggaaaactgctaaaccattcaggtatgacctaaatcaaatccctcatgattatatagtggaagtgagaaatagatttaagggcctagatctgatagatggagtgcctgatgaactatggaatgaagttcatggcattgtacaggagatagggatcaagaccatcccatggaaaagaaatgcaaaaaagcaaaatggccgtctggggagtccttacaaatacctgtgaaaagaagagaagcgaaaagc
It includes:
- the LOC132658164 gene encoding craniofacial development protein 2-like, coding for MDNSMKPSHACGATQDWRVMVERSDRMWSTGEGNGKSLQYSCLENPMNSMKRQNDRKPKEEFPRSLGAQYATGDEWRNNSRKNEAMEPKQKQYSVVDVTGDRSKIQCCKEQYCTGTWNVRSMNQGKLEVVKQEMARVNVDILGISELKWTGMGEFNSDHYIYYCGQESLRRNGVAIMVNRRVRNAVLGRNLKNDRMISVHLQGKPFNIKVIQVYAPTSNAEETEVEWFYKDLKDLLELTPKRDVLFILGDWNANVGSQETPGVTGKFGLGMRNEAGQRLIEFCQANALVIANTLSRQHKRRLYTWTSPDGQH